Part of the Passer domesticus isolate bPasDom1 chromosome 8, bPasDom1.hap1, whole genome shotgun sequence genome is shown below.
ACAATGCTACCTAAAGAATGGAATTTGGCAGTTATTGATATAAAAGAttgttttttccaaattccGCTCCACCCGGATGATGCGCCACGCTTTGCCTTCTCGGTTCCGACCATCAACCGAGAAGCCCCAAGGAAGCGATACCACTGGCGAGTTCTTCCACAGGGCATGAAGAACAGCCCAGTCATTTGCCAGTGGTATGTCGCTTCCTTGCTGTCCCCGGTGAGGGCCGCGGCACCAAATGCGATAATATATCATTACATGGACGACATACTCGTGTGTGCTCCGACAGACGACGAACTTGTCCATAGCCTCGACCTCACAACCAATGCGTTGGTTGCTGCAGGGTTCGAGCTCCAACAAGACAAAATTCAGAGGATGCCACCTTGGAAGTACTTGGGCCTGCAAATTGACAAAACTACCATAACACCTCAAAAGATTCAGATCAAGAACTCAATTCGGTCCCTTGCAGATGTCCAGCAACTGTGTGGATCCTTGAACTGGGTGAGGCCTTGGCTAGGAATTCCTACGGAAGACCTagccccccttttcaatttattgaaagggggagaagagctcagTTCTCCAAGGTCCCTCACCCCAGAGGCACAGATTGCGCTCGAGAAAATTCAAAAGTCCATCTCCAACAGACAGGCACATCGCTGTGTGCCTGGATTGCCATTCCAATTTATCATTCTCGGAAAACTGCCACACCTCCATGGACTCATCTTCCAGTGGGAGGCTTCCACCAAAAAGGATCAAAAGGCTAAGGACCCCCTCTTAATTATAGAGTGGGTGTTCCTTAGCCATCACCGATCCAAAAGAATAACACGGCCACAAGAGCTGTTAGCGGAACTGATCCGAAAGGCTCGCCTTCGGATCAGGGAGCTGGCAGGTCAGGATTTTACATGCATATACCTTCAGGTTAGACTATCCATTGGACATTTTTCAAAAAACATGCTGGAACACTTGTTGCAGGAAAACGAAGAATTACAATTTGCACTCGACAGTTACACCGGACAAATCTCTATTCACCCACCTGCGCACAAATTTTTCAATTCGGAATTCAGCTTTTCTCTAAAATCGGTTCAGAGTAAAACCCCTTTGAAGGCTCTGACAGTTTTTACTGACGCGTCCGGGGCTTCTCACAAGTCAGTCATTACTTGGAAGAACCCCCAAACTCAGCGGTGGGAAGCCGACATTAAGCAGGTGGAAGGTTCACCTCAAGTGGCTGAGTTGGACGCTGTCGTCAGAGTTTTCAGGAGGTTCCCTGAACCATTCAATTTGGTCACAGATTCTGCATACGTAGCCGGTGTAGTTGTCAGAGCGGAAAATGCAATCCTGCAAGAAGTTTCCAATGCATCTTTGAGCCGCTTGCTCTCCGAATTAGTACAGTTGGTTTCCCACCGAGAGCAACCGTATTATGTTATGCATGTAAGATCCCATACCGACCTGCCGGGGTTCATCACGGAGGGTAACAGGAGAGCTGATGCTCTTGCTGCGCCTGTCCAGATGGCCCCAACTCCTGATGTGTTCCGCCAGGCAAAAATCAGCCACCAGCTTTTTCATCAGAATGCGCCTGGCTTGGTCCGCCAATTTCATCTAAGCCGTGACCAGGCCAAGGCcattgtggccacatgccccCACTGCCAGTCCTTTCAACTCCCCTCCATTCCATCTGGGGCGAACCCTCGAGGTTTACGGAGTTGCGAGGTGTGGCAATCCGATGTAACACATATCGCGGAATTTGGCAAGATGAAATTTGTACATGTGTCTGTCGACACTTTCTCGGGCGCAGTGTTtgcctctgcccacacaggGGAAAAGGCAAAAGACATCATCAAACATCTACTGCTAGCCTTTTCCTCGCTGGGCATCCCGAAAGAATTAAAAACGGATAATGGCCCGGGTTACAAATCCAAGGAGTTGGAGACtttcctgcagcaatggggaatagTGCATAAGACCGGCATCCCCTATTCCCCGACGGGTCAGGCTATTGTGGAGAGGACTCATCAGAGCCTCAAGAGGGTCCTTGCGCAACAACGAGAGGCAATGAAGACTGAGTCCCCCCAGGTTCGTATAGCCAGGGCATTGTTTACTATCAATTTCTTAAATTGTTCCTTCGACAATTTAAATCCACCTGTGATTAGACATTTTCACCACCATCAATCCCTGCAGCCGAAACAAAAGCCGCCAGTTCTCGTTAAGGACCCCGAGACCTGGCGGACAGAGGGACCCTTTGATTTAATCAcctgggggagaggatacgcttgtgtaTCCACCCCCTCAGGTCCCAAGTGGGTTCCCTCAAGGTGGGTGCGGCCTTACACCGCCACTCAATCCAAATCCCAGGTCTCATTGGCTCAGGTAGCAGAAGCCTgttggaggaggagaaggaggccatTCGAGGGAGACCTCGACCTTCTCCCCGGAGCAAAACCctcttaaaattaattatatgtCATTTTGTTCATTCCTAGCCCGAAGACCCTTTGAAGATGTTACTCGCTATCATGCATGTACTGATCCTGTGGACCATCTTTCCTGCCACAAGTCCCTGGATCGTCCCCCAGCCCAAGAAAAACGTGTGGAGAACTCTTGCTGATGCCCTTGGCCAAGACCATCTGTGCCTCACCACGACCTCGGCAGCCGACCCTCTCTCCACTTGCCTTGTGGGGATCCCGGTTTCTCTAGCTGGCCTCCCTGAACCCCTGCATACATCCCTCACCCATTTCGATAATAAAATTCAACGTACCCGTGGTTCTTCCCCAAATGCCAGCTGGAGAAGGTTCTTGGCAGAGTTAAACATCAGTAAGTCAGAACCTCAGGAATTTAAGTTGTTAGGCTCCTCCGCGGCCGATTTATGTTTTCAGTTTTTGCCATTCCCTGAACCCGGTGCGGAAAAGTCCGCTTACCAACCTGGACTCGAGtacaaagcagaaaattggtGTAATTCAGTCGTCGAAATTTCTATGTCCATCACCCCTTGGAGACAACCCCGCTCCATCCCAAAAGGTTTTTTCATGATTTGCGGAGACAGAGCCTGGGCTGGCATCCCCTCTTCTTTTGTAGGAGGTCCATGTACGTTCGGCAGGATGTCGCTGTTTAGCCCCAACAAAACTCAAATTTCTAATTGGCAAAGAATGAAAGTCGCAAACAATTCGGTAAGAGTCCCTCGGGACCTAAAGGAATTAGATTCCACCTGCGACTCCGAAATTATCCATTGGTCACAACCTGAAAGTGTGGCATGGACCATCTTTTTACCTTGGGTTTCCATTGCCAAATCTCTAGGTGAATTGGCCCACCTAGAGTGTTGGGTCGCAAAACAAGCCAATTATACATCCTCTGCCTTAAGTGAACTCCTACAAGATGAAGAAATCACAAGGCAAGCAACCTTGCAGAATCGTGCAGCAATTGACTACCTATTACTGCTGCATGACCACCACTGCGAAGAGTTTGAGGGATTGTGCTGCCTGAATTTGTCATCACGGGCTGAAAATGTCAGGACCTCCATCAAGAACATTCAAGACATGGTCCACGAAGTGAAACAAAAGACAGTTGATTGGCTGGGGGACCTTTTTGAAGGATGGGGTCTATCGGGCTGGGCAGCTTCtgttttaaaaagtgttttattaatattgtttGTAATTTTAGTAGTCATTATTTCAGTTTCATTAGTTTGGACTATTTTAAAAAGACTTTTAATCAAGTTAACCTCCACTGCCTCCGTCAACCGGGTCGCCTTCGTGGAAGAAGGAAATCAGCAAAACATCAACGATTATGAAGACATGCAAATCTCCGCAGACCCCCAAGAGTTGATTAAGTCGGACTCTTCGTCGGAGGACAGTGTTTAATTTCCTAcatccctctcctccctcttttgatttttttttaacaaaaaagggggagatgtaGTGTTCTgctaatttttcaaaattttgtatTATGTTAAGTTGTATATTGGTTATCATAATTCTGTAAGTTATGCTCCggtcctctctctctccctctccaggGGCTCTTGATCGCCCTGTCTGTCTCCCTGTTCtcctcccctttcccctcccagtTCTTTAATGTTACAATGTTTACCCCGCCCTGAGCCCTTGTCAGTCACAGGGAACCAcccctttctttccagaaacTTCTGAGAAAGTAGTTCCGTGATTGGTTTAAGGGCCAGGGCCACTCCCTAGGAATGCCCCCATTGGATTCCCACAATTGTTAATCATATTTCCCCTCCCCAGTTCTCGCTTCTAATTGGTTGTCCGGCTCTGTATTTAATCCCTTGTCAGGCTCGAGGTTAGTCGAGTCCTTGACAGACACCCTACCCTGCATTAAACCTCCCTTGTTGATACTGCTGTCAGGCCTCCGTTTCTTCGTCCTCTTGCGGGTTGCAGCCACCTTACAACATCTTCGTCTCTGCGGATCCTCTGTCCCCAAGGCGAGAGCCTTAGGCGCCCTCCTCGGGAAAGCTTCACCTGTAGGAGagtgcccccagtgctgccggcggtgctggccgAGCTAGCTGGGACATTCCATCATTGAGGAAGCCAGCGACCGCCGCTGCATGGCCAGGTGAGAAGGATTAGTTCTCAGGCTGGATGAGGTCCCTTGTTCTACGTTCAGGCCATGATGACCCCGGCATTTACCCAgagcacaggaggagcagggtgaGCAGCTGGCAGTGACAGAGACTGTGCATGGAGTGTGGGACTACAGAGCTACACCAGATGGGGCTGGCTGTGTGAGCTCAGACTGGGCACCTGCTCTTCCCCAAGGTGCAACCAGACAAACAGCACTCCGAAACAGGTCCTGACAAACAGAACATGCTCCAACATACATGCATCAACTGTGCATCCTAAAGCACTTCTCAAACCCACAGGGACAACTACTTCTGTCTCTATTAGCACAAAAGGCAAAACCAGTCTTTTCAAATTTGTGATAGAATTATAGACAGAGGAAATGGCCAGGCATTTCTCAATTATGCCTTGATAGAAGTTCATTCCCACCACACACTATCTACTTACTTTCCAGATGGAAATGGATTAAATTAATTGGGTTAAGCATGTTTTGCTAATGGTGCTACAGAAAGGGTATCCACAGACCTACAGTGAACAGGTACAACAACAATGCAAGTGAACCACCATGGCAAAGAACTACAGGAAAGCCCATTTTTATAGATACTGATTACTTACAGCTCTTCATGTAAAGAACAGAAAGGAAATCCTTTTCTAAATGGCAACAGCTTCTCATGATCTCCTATCTTACACTAGTGGAAAAAGCCAAACTTTTTCCACTATTATCAGCCTCACAAAGTCACAATTTGTCCCTTTGATATGGAAAGTCTCAGCTTTGTAAACAGACTGCTATTATAATAGTTTTCTGGCTCTTATTAGtggaaattttcattttctgagaTTACAGATGCCAGAAATGGTCATTCTTGTAAAAGTAATTGTATAGATATTGCCCAAATCCTATACTAATACACAGCTCAGACATATATGCAGTTATGGGAGTCATACAGAAGACAAATATAGAAAAACCAAATTCCAGTTTAGTCTCCAGCATTGCCCAAAAATACTTAGCAAGGATCCTTTCAAGTGGGTCATCAGGAGGCATTCATAAAGtggaaaataaatcaaaatgtCATTGACAAGTGTTTCCTATTGGCTCTAACACTAGGagcaggatttctctgaacatGTGCCTAAAATGCTTTCTTTTGATGCTGAGGAGATTGGATTTGGCTTCTTTACATCTGATGGGTGTATCTGCATGCCTTGGAGCTTGAGGTCTGTTTAACAGGATTAAAGCTTATTTGTTTAATCTAAATGATTATCTTGTTGAAATAATGCTGCCATTGAGAAAAGCAGATGCTGAAGCTGGCCTTTCTAAACTCAAGGCAAAGTTTGCCATGAAATATAATAATGACTATTTTGTCTTGTCTTTGTATTCTGGTGTCCAAAATCTACAttatttgcaaaaataaaagtagtaTCACAAATTTATTTGCTATACTACTTGATAAAAATTACCTGCTGTATCTTAAACTGAACACTTGAATCTGTCTTCAGCATAAACATGGAAATCATAAAAACCTCTACTCGTCCTTTGCCTTAGCACACCTTTCAAATCTCACAATCTTACGAGATTCCAAATCTGAACAAGCAGACCAAATACTGCCATTAATGTACAGTGCACTACTGGAGGATGGGAGATGAAAGAGTTGCTGAATGTGACCTGCACAAATGACAGCAAAATTTCACTGATCACCCTGGTGAGTCTGCACTGCTGGGGGCACCATTCTGGCCCTGGCTTGGTGTGACTGGGTCCTGACTATGCCACTcatttcctcctccctcctaCTTTTATCATTTGCTGCCACGGGCACACAAGAATAACCATGCCAAGAACCTGATTCAGCTGGAAATGTTGCTGGGGCGGAAGAGAAGCAGGGACAATGCGGATCAACAGGAGCTGCCTGCAATTAGATTGGCTTAAACTAATCTTGAAACAACACCCTTAGAACCCAAAGAGGCTATTCCTCTTTGTATCTATTAAGATGTGCAGAGAGTCAGCTACCTCATTTAATTGCATAGGCGTAGCTAAAAGCTATGAATGAGAAAGGAAGGAGATAGCCTTGTCTGAAACTTTATAATGCAACCTGGTGCACTGTAgacataataaaattatttgctaAGCCAGTCCACACATTAGAAGACCAGCTGCCTAGTGTCTAACTATGAAATTACTCTGCAAATGAAAAGCAGGAATAAAGAGTAGCCAAATGGAAAAATACTTCCTGACCCagccaaagaaaataatttacaacAGTTTCCCAGCACAGAGAAAGTAAAAAGGGTACATGCAGAGCACTGGGATGTAGAAACTGAACTTCAGGGTAGTCAGCATATAATGAGATATTTGAATGGGTGTTTCAAAGACCCACCCAAAGTTATCTGGGGGAAAGAGAGCTAGACCTGTTACACAGTTAAAGACAAAGGATATTCAGTTTCTAAAGTCTGACATGTAAGAACAGCAATTGACAGGATATCAATATTTATGTTAAAGAGAAGTCATCTGCCTCTCCATACCTCTTTTCAATCAGTGATCCCCAAGTTCTTTACATATTCTGTATAACTGTTGCAAACCAAGATTATTTCTCCAAAGTGGGTAAAAGGAGTATTCCACAATATTTGTCCACTCCTAAATGGAACTTAGAGCAATTTATAGCCATGGAAATAGCCACACATCTGCCCCATTGCATATCAAAGACCCCAGGGTATCATTCCTTGCGTGAAATGAATCACAAAAAATTGTGTTCGCCTTCCCTCATGTTTTTCACCATAGGAGTTACATTCTCAGCAAGTTTAAATTACCTTAACTTCAATTAACCTAATGGATCTATATCAATTTATTCCCACAAATAACATGCCTTGAGTATTCTCATATAGCATTTAGCTGTGACTAAGAGAATTCAGTTCTAAGTATTACACTCCTTTTTTtgccccccaaaaaatccagctTTATACTTTTGCCCAAAAGAGCTGTGGGACTATGGTAAGTAAAAAGAAGTGCCTGCCTTCTTAATCTTGTCATCATACAGCTAATTAAAAACATATCCTTTTTGGAGGCCCAGGCCCTGGAAAAACACAAGTTTTGGCAGCCTCGTCCTGGTTGCTAGTATATGTTTTTTTCATGTTATGCAGTTTTGGACTGAAAGTGTTCTGCACACAAGAGCACCAAGAGACATGTTTTCTGCAGATACACACAGAGAGTTGAGAGTGTAATTTGCACTGTACTGCTTGCGCTGTGCTCCTAACAAGAAAAATGCTGTTAATATAAAAATTTTATACCTAGCTACTGTcaggttttttgtgtttttttccaaaattctaAGAATTTAATAGAAGCTTCCTTCTTTCAGGTATACCCTAAATATATATAGATTGACATAAACAGATTAGGGTCCACAGATGTCTGGTGACCCACTGGCTCTCTAGGATAATGCAACTGAAATAAGCATTACTGAGCATCGTCCCAGAGTCACTGAGGAAATCAAGAAAAACTCCAATATTTTAAGACCACAGCAGAGTTCAGCATGGAAGACAATTCCCCCAGACTTCCATGCCTCAAATTTTGGAGAGCCGTGCATTTTTAAGAAGAGATGTGGAGTTTCAAAGGAACTGCTACACTGGAATTGGTGATGGGTTCTTCAGATAAGGATACAATTTCTCTAATTTTCAGTTACTCGATTTGTCAGGCTTTTTCATTGCTTAATTTTCACCAGATACGTAAAGCTTAAGCCTTGGCTTTTAATGTAAATACTGAAAACTCTATACCTTAAGAGCAAGGTGATTTCAGTCACTTGGTAAGTGGTAATCTTTCCTCTGGTACAGTCCATGAAGAATTTCATTCACAGGAATAAAAATAGAAGCCTTTAcaactttattttaaatgtgatAGAGAAAAATACAAGCACACTGAAGCATTAAACTTATTCTTActtgtgtttggggttttttttggtcagaATTACAGCATTAAGCCCTCTTATCTACACAAATTATAGGATTGCAGAATTTGCCTCTGACAGTTGCATGCCACCTATCATTTTGCAACATAAACCAATTCAGCAGGTTATTTGGATTTTCCATGTAACCAAAAATTTATGTCAGAGCACTCTCAGTAATGAAATAGTTGGTATTATCAAAGACTCTGATAGTACATAAGAAGGCACAGTAGACAGAACAGAATACTGAGAAGCAATAAAAGAGCTAAGTAGAAGGCAGTGATAAAAATTGCCTTATATTTGCTAATACAAGCAGGTGAAATCCATTTCCCATGGCATATAGtgtttcttttccctctttgaCTTACAACCCAGGGAAAACatagaccaaaaaaaaagctgtataaaaaaaagtgcagctgtgcacaagaaaaaatatattcttacaCATGTATATGTATAAATAGAGACATTCACCTTTTGACTGCTTGAGACACCATCCTGAACATTTGGTAACCACATCTACTGGGAAGCAGGAAACAGAGAAAATCTTTTCCTATAAAAGTGAAATGGAATGAAAATGAGCTCTCTAAGTTCAGTTGCAGGTTACATAATCCAAAACTGAGTCAATTTACTCCTACATTTAATAAACTTAATCAACACCCTGTCACCAACTGACTTTTTAAGAAGACTTCTGAGATTTAATGAGCTCAGCTTGAAGCTGTCATTGGACAATATGGACATGGGAATTAGtcaagatttctgcaaaacaaaattaCAGAAAGTGGTGTTTGGCAAAAAATGAACTCAAATTTATCTTAGAATATGGTTCTCTCTGAATAGAAAGCAATCACGAAAGCATTAAAATTTGCCAGTCCTACTGAAAAATCACCAAGTACAGATATTAATGtaaataatttatataaatttttaaataaaataaaatttatattaatttattccTTAATTTCTACTCATATTCTCTAAAATTCTAGAGAACACAAACTTGCAGACAAAAAAGGACATTTTATCCAACAAGATCAGAGGAGAGGTGGAAGGAATTTCACAAACAAATTTATAGCTGTCTCCTTAGGAACATATTTTAATACACCAGAAATGTTCTACTTCACTTGTTAATGAACTCAAAAATTAAGCTTTTCTGAAATGCTTCCAACTACATCAGATTTTTTGCAATGTTGATTCAAAAGAATAAAGaactcttgggttgtttttctttttccagaggTAAGACAGAATATCACTTTTGAGAATATTCTATTCTTAAcaaatgaaactgaaaaaaataagataTTCCATCAGGAAATTTTTACTGGGATAGAAATTGTTATGGACCTTCAACAGGAAGAGAATAAATTGTATAAATTCTAGAtaaattgaaagaaaagaaCCTGCAAAATTGAAGCATATTGAAACGAGGATGGCTGATGCAGAATATAATATCTAATttccaagttaaaaaaaaaaagaaatattaccGCTTTAAGAGATACCTGCTCGAGTTACGAAGAATCTGGGAGTCCAATCATGAAACCAGCCCTGCTATAAACTGGGGAAAGTCTAAGCAGAGGAAGAGTCACCCAGCCTGTGTGTTTAGTGCAAGCAGAAGAGGATGGAAACAGAAGGACCAGTATAGAGCTTGAAAGCATTTCAGTACTCTCAGGCTTTATAGAAGCAATGATTGCAGTAacgtttggttgttttgtgacTATAACTGAATGAAATATTGTGGTACTCAGCTAATTTTTACTCATCTGAGCTGCCAACTGCCTGTATGGTAGCCATTCAGTATTAATGCAGTTTTGGCCCAGGGCTTTCATTTCTGAGTTTCTGTTTGCATAGTCTCAGATGTGGTGACAATGTCAGTATGCTAAAGTTTCTGTTGAAAGGCTTTTTATACACTTATATGGCAGCTTGAGTGTTTGTGACTTCAAGCAGAGTATAATTCAGTGCCACACTGACACAGATAAAATGCATAACTTGAAaagttctgggtttgttttttttttttccttcttatctGTTAGCAATGCAAAACATTAATAACTGGATTCATATTTCTGGAAAAACTTACATTAGAGCCAACGAGGCAGAACTACAGCATCACTCACCTCTGTCCAGCATGCAGTGACCTGGCTCTTGTCACTCCCACCACTCACCAATTTGTCACTCTGACACAGGAGCACGTGCACCAGTTTGTCATTCTGTGCTGGGCTCCTCTGAAGGCCAAACTCCAAACCACCAGGCAGGAGGAGCCTTTTGGCACTCTGTGAAACTGTAGCAGGAATCAATACAGCTGTCAGGCACTGTTTAATAGGCTTTTTTGTACAAGTGTGCTGAATGACAGTTTTCAGCCTGCTTTCGCCTCCTCTCCCCTGCTTTCCTCATCCTAGAAAAAAGGAACcagaagaaaaagagcaaaacagtAAGGTTCAGCACTTGGTAGCTGATATTCCACCACTGACACTGAACTGGGACTTCAAAATGGTGCCTCTGTTTTTTACCTACAAAGTTCCTATAAAACTGCCAGGGCATGAAATTAATGCCAACCTGAAAAGCAacattttccccttccttctctAATTACAAACAACTACTAAACCAAGCTGTGTGCAGAATCATTAGATCAAAAATGTGCATATTGCATTTGTGTGTTAAGGAATTTGCAGTGTCATAGTCAGAGTATGGGCATGAAAACACAAGATTTGGGCAAACACCTGGAAGTCTTCTTCAATAATAACCAAAGGCATTTAATCCAGCTATGTAACATCCCCACACATACACCTACAAGAGCAACTTTTGTTTAGAAAGGTCTAAAGGTGTTCTTTAACACAAATGATCACTTTCTTGAATGTATTCTAAACTTTGCAATATTTTTCAGAGATTTCTTACAGATTAATTCTCCTGACCCCTTTTAAAGCACACATTCCTGAATACTGCCAACAAACATTCCAATAATTTGATTCAGGAAGACAAAACCTCTATATACCACAACTGATCCTTCcaagaaaatgaaagcaagAGGCAGCTTTGTTTTAAACAGTAGAAAACTTTCTCCTGCAGGCTCTTTTCTGCAGATATTAGGTAACAGATTTTCCATTTACAGCTCATGATAATTTTTGTCTCATTGACATTGTAAAGGGAAAATCACCACAAAATCAAATCCACAGCAATGGGCAGCAAAAGGAAACTGTTTAAATCCTCTCTAGGTTTGTTTTTCCATTGCTCTACAGTGTCTATGCGCCCTCCATGTAACACTGAAGGAAACCATTCAATTTCTAGTGAGGGCATCCACTCTTTTCCATCTTCAAGGTGAATATGTTGGTTGAGAAGCAGTTGGGAGGATTTAAAGACTTGCTCTAAACTGCAAAACAGGTGAAGGGCTACTGGCCAGAAGCTGATACAAACTCAGcaagctgggcaggagcaggctcaGCTCAGAAATCTGGGAAGTAACTTAAATGACAGGGACATGGCTCATGCTTTTGGGTCTTTAGAAGATTTGTGTTTTTCCAGGGAGGTTGTTTCACAGTGCTCCAAATACAGGGTAggtttttcaattgcattttttCAAATACGGTGTGCTTGCagtataaattatttatatttcttcCTTGCATCAGTAAAAAAGAGAACAGGCATTGTTTTCACAAAAATAGTTATCAGACACAAAAAGATCACAGTGAGAACAAAAATGTGAACAAATATGAACCATGTACAGACTCAAAGTTCATGATGACTTGAAGACTTCAGATGACTGAGGGTTTAACAGAGGACTTAATAATACCTTACTAAAACTCTGAGAAGGGACCTTGTAAATATATCTGGTACAGATGGAATGGAAAACAGAGCCAGTCACAATGACTAGCAAGCAAGTCAAAAACCAGTCCGAAATAAAATAAGTACACAGTGAAATTACTTTAGGAGAAAGCTTAATAGATTTATTATTTAGTCACTCAACATGAGGCTGAGCACTGTCCAAGGGAAACAAGGCAGAGGCATAAACTCCTGCTTCAATTTCAGTGGAAATTTTAACCACCCCTCTGGCTAATGCTTTACACATATGTTGATGTCAATAAcaaatttcaaaacaaatcACCTATTGGGTTACAAAAATGCTGTGAAGACAGTAGACAATCAGCTGTTCTTCCTACTGGAGCAGCAAAATCAGTAACAGTGACTGAACTAACCCAAAATCTCACTCAACACTATTGTGCTCATATATATAACCAAatacatttggggtttttttaatcaactGTGACTAAACAAGGTAACATTAAAAGATGTTGAAAGAGGGAATCCTTTCTTAAAACTGGAGACACAAAACAATTTGAAATCATATCAGTATTAATttgtaaaatgtaaataaattaatttaaaatccaATGTTAGCAATTAAAACTTAAAACAAATGTTGCAGAAATAGTTCAGAATTATAAAGATAcatgaataatttaaatatttaccaTGAAAAGTAACACAATCAAAGAGGAAGCTACTTGAATAAACAAACAAGATTAGGAACAAAAAGCTGAAgtaaacatttctttaaaaagtgaaaCAGCAACACTGTGGGCTTTTATACtctgaaggaaggaaaatagtTTTCCTGTTCACAGGTTTTAGGAGaagttattttgctttctcaAATCAAGGAGATGGGCAAAACAAGAGACAGCACTTTGGAGCTAATTCATCTCCTTGGTAGAGCTATGCTGAAagttctgaaatgttttcattgaaaacaaagtaaaaatcaCCCTTCTACTGGAATTCAAAGTATGAACTGTTCAGAGTGTGGACAAACACCTCTGCATAACTTACAACCGCATTGTCCCAAAAAGTGTCACTGCACGAGTGTAATGTTTAATAAAAGTAGCAGAAGAAACAG
Proteins encoded:
- the LOC135305595 gene encoding uncharacterized protein LOC135305595 — protein: MGAHLSTAQKKLFNNVLGILLNGGFDKVKKKEIRKLILWLSSQFPEVSPEQIKDLAFWKRVCKILEDLAKTGDSSMQRVMFWALQIKKVLQSQKGERGQPKDKSCLLNVNVPGSSSVPVSPRLPKTRSPSPSSRRQGILKGAARDSTALGNYHRPGSLQESQSPRSRSPGQTPRGSPLPRFSKITRSPGLKKVSFNLPPSPPSPLVPQSVPSLTSQNGSLTPQNGGRHVAFPAKEPSSSQNPIPLSRHNPFRSLPSQDPPFSDSLPPSAPPMVSALPGDAPPPSYHALQAESTPSLHSAPISGSSHSTLVSGSHDPPSGSHGPSGVGGGAEARKLEPQPNIIAAPVNYLPGVNGGTQPQWIPLSHSVIRELVKAQKDYSRESEFFRGLLRATLSDSVVVPADLRHLFSCLLNPTEFLVWESRWKNEISKVLPRLWENRATAVDQQGAMISNDHLCGTGPWADGATQAWHIPPAALKEGAKAAETAFLTMRTTAFPTTPFAQIFQRPNETFLSFIERLRQAVEAQVRDESSRLGMITELARSNANSACKAAILSLPMDSPPTLQQMVDVCELKVTISQEDPDVRQKTPAQRRVAFTNFEDGSPVSTTAAVSANPPTPGSQRRQQNPCHLCAKKLIAERVSSPRSDRSREGPKISVGGEGEKEGNLQTGGPVANDDHFSPDLTLTKPNLSLCFQAVSRPILTSSSIHSPFRLQLTEPLHLSNSDIVSVTVSPKEPGTWQRICDRFVVVGDTKHTPHEITIIPGLLATDPGQFEIAVFSTSPPTFLPRGQIVAQAIPVPEWPWVPGSPKPQIHTRIPSVAWTQVLGQDKPRITCSLQKGGDQKLLNGLLDTGADVTVIPSREWPSQWELQTVAGRIQGVGGVQLAKQSKGIVQITGPDGQLASVRPFVLDFTEPLWGRDLLSQWGAKIDLPPAPQVFRVAAIEERPTQKLNWKTDSPIWVEQWPLSKHKLKALQELVDEQLSKGNLVETTSPWNSPVFVIKKPNKDKWRLLHDLRKINEVIEEMGPLQPGMPSPTMLPKEWNLAVIDIKDCFFQIPLHPDDAPRFAFSVPTINREAPRKRYHWRVLPQGMKNSPVICQWYVASLLSPVRAAAPNAIIYHYMDDILVCAPTDDELVHSLDLTTNALVAAGFELQQDKIQRMPPWKYLGLQIDKTTITPQKIQIKNSIRSLADVQQLCGSLNWVRPWLGIPTEDLAPLFNLLKGGEELSSPRSLTPEAQIALEKIQKSISNRQAHRCVPGLPFQFIILGKLPHLHGLIFQWEASTKKDQKAKDPLLIIEWVFLSHHRSKRITRPQELLAELIRKARLRIRELAGQDFTCIYLQVRLSIGHFSKNMLEHLLQENEELQFALDSYTGQISIHPPAHKFFNSEFSFSLKSVQSKTPLKALTVFTDASGASHKSVITWKNPQTQRWEADIKQVEGSPQVAELDAVVRVFRRFPEPFNLVTDSAYVAGVVVRAENAILQEVSNASLSRLLSELVQLVSHREQPYYVMHVRSHTDLPGFITEGNRRADALAAPVQMAPTPDVFRQAKISHQLFHQNAPGLVRQFHLSRDQAKAIVATCPHCQSFQLPSIPSGANPRGLRSCEVWQSDVTHIAEFGKMKFVHVSVDTFSGAVFASAHTGEKAKDIIKHLLLAFSSLGIPKELKTDNGPGYKSKELETFLQQWGIVHKTGIPYSPTGQAIVERTHQSLKRVLAQQREAMKTESPQPEDPLKMLLAIMHVLILWTIFPATSPWIVPQPKKNVWRTLADALGQDHLCLTTTSAADPLSTCLVGIPVSLAGLPEPLHTSLTHFDNKIQRTRGSSPNASWRRFLAELNISKSEPQEFKLLGSSAADLCFQFLPFPEPGAEKSAYQPGLEYKAENWCNSVVEISMSITPWRQPRSIPKGFFMICGDRAWAGIPSSFVGGPCTFGRMSLFSPNKTQISNWQRMKVANNSVRVPRDLKELDSTCDSEIIHWSQPESVAWTIFLPWVSIAKSLGELAHLECWVAKQANYTSSALSELLQDEEITRQATLQNRAAIDYLLLLHDHHCEEFEGLCCLNLSSRAENVRTSIKNIQDMVHEVKQKTVDWLGDLFEGWGLSGWAASVLKSVLLILFVILVVIISVSLVWTILKRLLIKLTSTASVNRVAFVEEGNQQNINDYEDMQISADPQELIKSDSSSEDSV